Within the Gloeobacter kilaueensis JS1 genome, the region ACCTCGCCGCTCGCTGCCTCCTACAACAACCTGGCTGCCGAGCAGGTCGATGCAAAGCGGCTCGACGATGCAGTGGCGTCGATGGAAAAGGCTGCCGAACTCGACAGCAAGTACACCCCCGAGCTTGAAAAACTCAAAGCCTACCGCGACTCGGTTGCTGCTCAGCAAAAAGGCGGCAAGAGCAAATAGGCGCGCTGCTTCCCCGGTCGGGGGCGGGTGGGGCGTCTATGATTGAAAAGTTTGTATCAAAGGATGCCGCTTGCAACTTCCGCGTGCCGTCGATTACGCGGCCACCCTCGACGAGCGTACCAAGCGGTTGGTGATGGGAGCGGTGCTCCTCGCTCTGTTTCTGACCTCACTGGATCAGACTGTCGTTGTCGCCGCCCTGCCCAAGATCGTCGCCGATCTGGGGGCGCTGGATCTGCTTGCCTGGACTTCGGCGGCTTACCTGCTCGTGAGTACAGCGATCCTGCCCATCGCGGGCAAGCTCTCGGATCTCTATGGCCGCAAGATCATCCTGCTTTTGGGGATCACTGAATTTCTTTTTGGTTCTTTTTTGTGTGGGCTGTCGCCTACCATGCTGGCGCTGGTCTGCTTTCGCGGGTTGCAGGGTTTGGGAGCCGGGGTGATTATGGCCGTTGCCCTCACGATTCCCGCTGATCTGTACGTACCGGCGGATCGGGCCCGCCTCCAGGGGCTGATCGCCGCTGTCTTTGCCCTGAGCAGCATCGTCGGGCCGCTTTTGGGCGGTGTACTCACCGATACCCTGAGCTGGCACTGGATCTTCTTTATCAACCTGCCTTTTGGCACGCTGGCGCTGTTTTTTATCCTGAGCTTTATGCCCCGCCTCGACAGTGGTCTTAGCCGCAGCATCGACTTTGCTGGGGCGCTGTTGCTGCTGCTGACAGTCGTGCCCCTGCTCGTCGCCCTCAGTTTCGAGAACCACTCCTGGATGTCACTGCTCAAATTGGGCCTGTTGGCGGTGGCCGCCGTCGGCCTGGCTGCTTTTATCGGGGTCGAGCAGCGGGCCAAGGAGCCAATTTTGCCCCTGTCGCTCTTTCGCATCCCCGTCTTCAGCCTGCTCTGTGCGATCTCGGTGCTCATGGGCTCGGTCTTTATCATCGCCATCTTGTTTTTGCCGGTCTTTCTGGTCAACGTCCAGTCGGCGACGGCCACCCAGGCCGGTGCCGCTTTGATCCCCGAATCCCTCGGCCTGATGGTGAGTTCCTTTATGACCGGCAACATCGTCCAGCGCACCGGGCGCTACAAGGCGGCGATGCTGGCCGGGCTTGTGCTGATGGGCTCGGGCTTCTTTTTATTGAGCTGGATCGGTCCTGCCACCAGCGCCCTTCAGATCTGGGTGGCTCTTGCCGTCTTCGGC harbors:
- a CDS encoding MDR family MFS transporter, encoding MQLPRAVDYAATLDERTKRLVMGAVLLALFLTSLDQTVVVAALPKIVADLGALDLLAWTSAAYLLVSTAILPIAGKLSDLYGRKIILLLGITEFLFGSFLCGLSPTMLALVCFRGLQGLGAGVIMAVALTIPADLYVPADRARLQGLIAAVFALSSIVGPLLGGVLTDTLSWHWIFFINLPFGTLALFFILSFMPRLDSGLSRSIDFAGALLLLLTVVPLLVALSFENHSWMSLLKLGLLAVAAVGLAAFIGVEQRAKEPILPLSLFRIPVFSLLCAISVLMGSVFIIAILFLPVFLVNVQSATATQAGAALIPESLGLMVSSFMTGNIVQRTGRYKAAMLAGLVLMGSGFFLLSWIGPATSALQIWVALAVFGLGAGATFPQLNLALQNAVPFKDVGVATAGRLFFSQLGQTISAAVYGSLLVACLSTALTANLAPIAQHLPADLAIHLTPERLRNGGSAVTGELAALRSRLAPPRFDAAQRRQVTAAVETAIKHAFAEGIARVYRAGLPLAAVALLLGLLVPELPLRRSNSPDPSQPLSE